The DNA region TTCTGAATGCTCATCCCGGAGGGTTTCCCTGTCCTGTCATCGATACCCAGAACCAGTACCCCACCAGAACTGTTGGCGAAGGCCGCTATCTCGTCCGCCAACCCATCGGGATGAGGTCCGGTTACCTTGTCACCGCGAAAAGTCACGGACTTCAATTCCAGCCGACTGTCCTCCCCCAGCCGAATTTGCACTAGCAATTCTTCTTTCGTGTCAAACATGGCGCCATCAGCCCTGGGTATTAAACGGATTCTTCCTCGGATATCCGCATCGAAGGGTTATCCATTAAGGCACGCAACCGGTCGATGGCGGCTTCAACCGTGCGCCCTCTTACGGCGATGGCCTCCAAAATTTCCTGGGGTGAGCGGGTATCACGTTCCAGGCGAACGCGCGGATTCACGGCCTTGAGATCGAAGCAGGCGGCATCGATGGAATCCGCAGCGGCTTGGGTATCGCGGGCTTTTCTCTCCGTGGCCAGGAGAAGGTCGCGGTAGGGGGTGAGTTCCGCATCCTTGGTTCCGCTCTTCTTGAGTTTGGCGATACGCTCCTTGAGGGCTAGGGCTTCGTTACCGAGTTGGCTCACCTGGGTCAGGAGCGGCGCCATCTCGGCTTGGGCACTGATGCGGCGGCCGGCAAAATTCAGGGTCCAAGAGAAATCGCTGTCCGCAGCCGGCGTGCCACGCTGCGCCAGCAGGCGGGCAAAGGTCGGGAAGGCTTCACCCTTCTTCTCCTCCCCCCATTCGCCCACCAGGGTGGCGGGTAGGGCGGCATTCTCCAGTATCTCGAAGCGCGGCCCCCAGCCGAAATGCGCCAGGGACATGGGCGTTTTCTTGCCCACCTTGACGTGAGAGAGGTCGTAGTACCAGATATGTTCGGTCTGGCGGCCCTTCGTAAAGAACAGCAGGTTGGTCTTGACCCCGGCGCCCGCGGCGGAGAAGACCCCGCCGGGAAGGCTGACGATGCACCAGAGATCGCACTCATCGAGTAGCTTGCGTTTGGTCTCGACGAAGGCGGCCTCGTTAGTGCGAAACAGCAGACCCTCATCCAGCACTACCCCGCAACGCCCCCCAGGACGACCATCCAGGGTCGGTTTAAGCCGGGACAGAATGTGTTGCAGGAACAGCACCTGGGTCGCGTTGGTCTGGAAGCTGAAGTGGTTGCGCGCCTCCTGACCCTCCTTACCGCCGAAGGGTGGGTTGGTTAGGATGGCGTCGAAGGTTACAGGCGCCCGCTCAAAGAGGCCGCCATAGGTCTCGGCGTCGGAGAGGGTGTTGCCGTGCCAGAGATTGGGCTGGTCGATACCGTGCAGCACCAGGTTGGCCAGGGCGATGGGAAAGACCAGATTTTCCTTTTCACGGCCAAAAAAGGTGTCGTGCTTGAGCTGTTCCAGATCGGTGGCGGCCGGCGAGTCCCCCAGCTTGCGCGCCAGGTACTCATAGCTCTGGGCCAGAAAGCCACCCGTTCCACAGCAGGGGTCGTACAGGGTCTCGCCGGGCTCCGGGTCCAGGGTGCCCACCATGGCCCGCACCACGTCGCGGGGGGTGAAGAACTGGCCACCATCCGAGTTCTTTTCGCCCATCTTCAGCAGCAGGTCCTCATAAACCTGGGACAGGGTGAAGAAGTGCTGATCGTCGATGTGCGCGATGCTGATCTCTTGGACGCGATCGAGGATGTCGCACAGATTGGTTTCCGAGTCCACGCGCACCCGCTCCACCGCCGTCATGATGCGGCCGATGACCCTTTGCTTGGGGCTGGCATAGGGGTTACCCCGGCCAGCATTAGGCCCGGACTGGAGGATGTCCAGGCCATGCAGGTAGGGGAGCAACTCGCTGTTGATGAAGGCGAGAAGGTTGCTGGCCCTGAGCTTGAGTTCTTCCCGTTTCCATCCGACGGGCTTGCCCTCGGGGGTGAAGGCCCTGGCCTTGTCTTCATAAGGTGCCGCCCAATCCTGCCAGCGATAGGGGGGGTGCAAGGCTGGGGAGAAGGATCTGCCTACTGCCTCGGCCACCTCGCGGTCGCGGGTCTCCTGGGCGTCGAGGATGCGCAGGAACAGAATCCAGGTCAGCTCTGGCACATATTGCAAGGCGCTGGCGCAGTTGGAGCGCCGCATGATGTCGCAGATGGATTTGACGAAGGACGAGAGGGATTGGGTGGAGGCGATAACGCGGGCCTTGTTGTTGCTGGCCCTTCCAACCGTCCTGGATGATGAACCCGACGGGAGCGGCGCCTGTTGGCGAGCAGCGGGATGACGCAAGTCAGGGTTGATAGTGGCCAAGGGTTGCTGTTTCGCCATCGTCATGGCTTTTTCTTCGCCAGCTTTTTCTTGGCGGATGCGATCTGCTGGATGCTGGTTTCTGGCTTGGGGAGGTTCTCGGGCATGGTGCCGCCGAGCTCCTGGATGGTCTGGCGTACCTTGCCGCCAACCTCGAAGTGCGTCCGATTGGCTTGCGCCTTGCCGCTTACCTCATCCCGGCGCAGCTTCTCCTCGGTCTGCGTGGCCCGGAACAGGTTGGCGGCCAGCTCGGTGCTGCCCATGTGATCAAGGATTTTCTGGTTTTTGCTCAACTCCTTGCGTGCATGAATAGCCTTGTGGCCCAGGCCGCCATACAGACCCTTGTAACCGTGATCCTGAAAGATGGCGTAGTCCAAGGGGGTATCCACCCCCGCATCCTTCGCCGCCGCGGCCAGGTGTTTGTTATGGGTAGCCAATTCGTTGCGGATGGACAAGCGCTTGTCGTCTTCGTTGAGCTGGGCGAACTTGGCGTCGTCGGCGAGTTCCTGCCGCCGGGTCTGCATCGCGAAGTAGGTCTGGCCGTTGGCGATGACCGGCTTGCCTGGATCGCCGTTCTGCACGATCAGATAACAGGCATAACGGGACAGACGCACGTTAGGCAACTCGCGCCGCGCGCCCGACCCGATCTCGACCATTCCGAGGATATCCTCGAAATGGTCTTCAACCGAGTGGCCGCTTTTTCGGCAGGCCTCCCGCGCCCGCTCTACTACCGGCAGGAAGTGGCGGTACTCCGAGTAATCCAGGACCTTGGCCAGGGGGCGCGCCAGCCAGAATTCATGGCCTTCGTCATCGATGTGGCGAATCCCCTCGAAGGTGGCGTGGTGCTGCTGGTTAATAGACGGGTCGCGCATCGGGAGTGCCCTCAATAGAATCGAATATCCTGGCCAAAAGCCGGCTTGGCAGCAACTCGATATCGCGCAATTGGGCCTCGATGGATTGCCGCATGGGGCGAAGCTCGGAAAGTGCCTGGCTGGCGAATTGTTGCACCCGATAGGGCGGCAGCTTGATCGCGCCCTCGGCCAACCGGTTGAAGAGCATTCTTTCACGCACGGCCCCGCGCGCGAGCGAGGCGATGCAGCGTTCGCCCTCGGGCGAGCGCAACCAGTAGTAGAGCCAGCGGGAATCCACCAATCCCTTACGTCCACGTAAGGCCACGTAGTCGGGGCTGGTGATGCCGGGCGCATCGCCCTCATCGACCATGGCAATCGAGCCGATCAGGATACGCATCGGGTTGTAGAACACCGTGCCCACCTGCACCGGCTTGTAGCGTTCGGGTTTCTTGCCCACCGGCTCCTTGGCCGGCGCCAGTCCATCGCGGGTGGTGCCCAGCACCGGGAACTCCGCCCAGCGGCTGCCGATGCCCTGCTTGACCTCTTCCAGAACCTCGCCCAGCGGGTGCGTTACGGTATCGGGGTGCGCGAGCGTCTCGCGGATGATCGCGTTGGCGAGATGCGTCAGCTCGCGCAGTTGGGCCTTGGCGGCTTGGCGGGCTTCTTCGACGGTGGTGAGCTGAGCATTAACTTCCTTCGCCGCAGATTGCTGCGCATTAATCGTTGGCAACCGAATCTGCAATGTTTCCAGGTCTTCTCGTGACAACCCAGGAACTGTTGCCCCAACTGCTTTCTTCCGGAAATGCTCCAACCGTGTCAGGAGAAAGCAATAGAGATAGTCGCGATCCAATTGCTCTCTATGACTTCTGATGGCCATCAATTGCCTACTGATGGCAACTGCATCGCTCGGCGCGGCATTGATCTTGCCA from Chromatiaceae bacterium includes:
- a CDS encoding SAM-dependent DNA methyltransferase, with amino-acid sequence MAKQQPLATINPDLRHPAARQQAPLPSGSSSRTVGRASNNKARVIASTQSLSSFVKSICDIMRRSNCASALQYVPELTWILFLRILDAQETRDREVAEAVGRSFSPALHPPYRWQDWAAPYEDKARAFTPEGKPVGWKREELKLRASNLLAFINSELLPYLHGLDILQSGPNAGRGNPYASPKQRVIGRIMTAVERVRVDSETNLCDILDRVQEISIAHIDDQHFFTLSQVYEDLLLKMGEKNSDGGQFFTPRDVVRAMVGTLDPEPGETLYDPCCGTGGFLAQSYEYLARKLGDSPAATDLEQLKHDTFFGREKENLVFPIALANLVLHGIDQPNLWHGNTLSDAETYGGLFERAPVTFDAILTNPPFGGKEGQEARNHFSFQTNATQVLFLQHILSRLKPTLDGRPGGRCGVVLDEGLLFRTNEAAFVETKRKLLDECDLWCIVSLPGGVFSAAGAGVKTNLLFFTKGRQTEHIWYYDLSHVKVGKKTPMSLAHFGWGPRFEILENAALPATLVGEWGEEKKGEAFPTFARLLAQRGTPAADSDFSWTLNFAGRRISAQAEMAPLLTQVSQLGNEALALKERIAKLKKSGTKDAELTPYRDLLLATERKARDTQAAADSIDAACFDLKAVNPRVRLERDTRSPQEILEAIAVRGRTVEAAIDRLRALMDNPSMRISEEESV
- the dinD gene encoding DNA damage-inducible protein D gives rise to the protein MRDPSINQQHHATFEGIRHIDDEGHEFWLARPLAKVLDYSEYRHFLPVVERAREACRKSGHSVEDHFEDILGMVEIGSGARRELPNVRLSRYACYLIVQNGDPGKPVIANGQTYFAMQTRRQELADDAKFAQLNEDDKRLSIRNELATHNKHLAAAAKDAGVDTPLDYAIFQDHGYKGLYGGLGHKAIHARKELSKNQKILDHMGSTELAANLFRATQTEEKLRRDEVSGKAQANRTHFEVGGKVRQTIQELGGTMPENLPKPETSIQQIASAKKKLAKKKP
- a CDS encoding restriction endonuclease subunit S, which codes for MKTVELRAVAHIISGQHILETDHNQDGRGIGYLTGPADFGVKHPCVTRWTEKPRAICEHGDILITVKGAGVGKINAAPSDAVAISRQLMAIRSHREQLDRDYLYCFLLTRLEHFRKKAVGATVPGLSREDLETLQIRLPTINAQQSAAKEVNAQLTTVEEARQAAKAQLRELTHLANAIIRETLAHPDTVTHPLGEVLEEVKQGIGSRWAEFPVLGTTRDGLAPAKEPVGKKPERYKPVQVGTVFYNPMRILIGSIAMVDEGDAPGITSPDYVALRGRKGLVDSRWLYYWLRSPEGERCIASLARGAVRERMLFNRLAEGAIKLPPYRVQQFASQALSELRPMRQSIEAQLRDIELLPSRLLARIFDSIEGTPDARPVY